From the genome of Gallus gallus isolate bGalGal1 chromosome 4, bGalGal1.mat.broiler.GRCg7b, whole genome shotgun sequence:
AAGCAACTTACCTCAAGTGCCAGACCATCACAaacctttctccctttccaaaGGGTTTTAGATCACAAAGCACCTCCTCGGCCAAgtccctctcctttctcccaaCAATAAATATCGCTACAGGCACTACAGGATGGATTGTGCTTCCCACTGCCACCAGGCAGCAAATTCACACAAAGGATGAATTTTCTCCCCAGTCACAAACCACGGGGACAGAAACGAGCACCCCTCCTGCCTCCTCACCTCATCAGAGCACCAAGCATCAAACAGAAGACAGTGAGGACTGGGGTTTCAGCACATCACAAACCAGCCCCTGCTGATTTGGGTATGGAAAAGATCAATGCCAACACCAGCCCCACACATGCCTCAGGTCCATGAGCCTGCATGCACACAGGGTAAGGCTGAGCAgagccccagggaggcagtgagGCTGTTTTAGTCATGGGAAATGTTATGTCTGAGGGGAAGTGAAGAAATCCAATGCACCGTGGAGAGGACCCCCACAATGAGCCAGGAacaagctgctgctctgctctggctgctgcagcacttaTGTGAGCAGGGAGCAAGGGGAAGGGGGATGGCTGGTCGAACCCAGAGTCCCACATCCCACCCTCACCCTGCTTGGGGACAGCTGTTTTTTGGTAAGGAAGGTAAGGCTATTGTGTGATGGCACCAGCTTGTACAAGTGAGACAGGGATATCAATGCCACCTGAACAAGGTTCCGGGCATGGCAAGGGGTGTGGGTGCATGAGCATGAGTGTGTGAAGAGGCAAGAGAGAGGCAGACCCTCTATTTgcctgcagtgggagcagcagccacaaTCTCCTCATACTTTGGTGGAGGGTCATTGTAGGAGATGCTGGTCTCTTCACcgctgctgctctctgggtgCCCTGTCACCTCCTCGTAAGAAGGTGGAGGGGTGGCACTGGACAGTCTGGAGAGGACAGAGACCGAGTGCTCTGGTGGACAGAGAGTGCCATCTTGCTGGGGGGTGCCACCTGCTCTGCTGTCTCCAGCCCCTCGGTTGCCTGCTTCTCGCTGATACTGAGTTTCCCCTTGGCTTTGTGACCGCTCGCGGTACACCATGACCCTGGGGAGGCTGCGTCCCGTTCGGCTGGCCAGGTAGCGGTTCTGGGCGTAGGAAGGACGGTGACGGGTGGCCTTTTGCAGCTGGCACCTCCAGATGATGAAGAGGGCGATGACTATCAGAAGAGCCACTCCCAAGAGGGGCACCACCACGTACATAGCGTCTGAGcgctctgtgctgtgcccagggtCCTTGACAGAGTATACCGAGTTGGTGTAGCCCTTCCAGAACTCCatctgcagcaggaacagagaaggAACTACCATGTGCTTATGCATGGGACAAGCAGTCCCTAACCATCACATGCAATAAACGCTGCTGTCCCCAAGCCCAACAGAAGAGGTGTTTTCCAGCTGCCTTGCAGCACTCACACCAGGGCTGTGAGTGGCTCCGCTGAACCAACTAGAGAACCCAGCCAAAAAGATGATGGAAA
Proteins encoded in this window:
- the PRRG3 gene encoding transmembrane gamma-carboxyglutamic acid protein 3 isoform X2, which codes for MAMFLGARNAHSILKRFPRANGFLEEIRQGTIERECMEEVCSYEEVKEVFENKEKTMEFWKGYTNSVYSVKDPGHSTERSDAMYVVVPLLGVALLIVIALFIIWRCQLQKATRHRPSYAQNRYLASRTGRSLPRVMVYRERSQSQGETQYQREAGNRGAGDSRAGGTPQQDGTLCPPEHSVSVLSRLSSATPPPSYEEVTGHPESSSGEETSISYNDPPPKYEEIVAAAPTAGK
- the PRRG3 gene encoding transmembrane gamma-carboxyglutamic acid protein 3 isoform X3, encoding MEEVCSYEEVKEVFENKEKTMEFWKGYTNSVYSVKDPGHSTERSDAMYVVVPLLGVALLIVIALFIIWRCQLQKATRHRPSYAQNRYLASRTGRSLPRVMVYRERSQSQGETQYQREAGNRGAGDSRAGGTPQQDGTLCPPEHSVSVLSRLSSATPPPSYEEVTGHPESSSGEETSISYNDPPPKYEEIVAAAPTAGK
- the PRRG3 gene encoding transmembrane gamma-carboxyglutamic acid protein 3 isoform X1 — its product is MPVPPKAVFLGARNAHSILKRFPRANGFLEEIRQGTIERECMEEVCSYEEVKEVFENKEKTMEFWKGYTNSVYSVKDPGHSTERSDAMYVVVPLLGVALLIVIALFIIWRCQLQKATRHRPSYAQNRYLASRTGRSLPRVMVYRERSQSQGETQYQREAGNRGAGDSRAGGTPQQDGTLCPPEHSVSVLSRLSSATPPPSYEEVTGHPESSSGEETSISYNDPPPKYEEIVAAAPTAGK